The following are encoded in a window of Lactobacillus acidophilus genomic DNA:
- a CDS encoding replication-associated recombination protein A — MTFKQPLADLMRPKTLGEMVGQNHLLAKGKPLYQIIKEHILLSLLLWGPPGCGKTTLAYVMSQTLRLPFEKFNASIQNKSQLQKLIQKHPDESFVLLLDEIHRLTKPIQDYLLPYLENGHVLLVGTTTENPIMSIQPAIRSRCQIFEFYPIKAEDIELVLIKAAEEHLNFDLPKKQAHAIANSGNGDVRVSLNILDTLNAMHPQNISMANIEEFARNQHFAFDKDATKHYDYLSAFQDSIEGSDADAALYYLAVILKSGDLESVVRRLKDLAALDVGLADSARVAQVITLANTALEIGLPRASTHLAMATILLAVAPRSDSAMQAYYQAAKDAEHPADHPMPKYLQDYHYKGAGKLRGAGEMQNMFDLPHNIARQEYLPKDLVGKHYYVPAQNKAEEKLYSQYQALYKYIYQKPFIPTEFSDHFEHFTN; from the coding sequence ATGACATTTAAACAACCACTAGCCGATCTAATGCGACCTAAGACCTTAGGTGAAATGGTAGGACAAAACCATTTATTGGCTAAAGGCAAACCACTTTATCAAATTATTAAAGAGCATATACTTCTTAGCTTATTGTTATGGGGACCACCAGGATGCGGGAAAACAACGCTGGCTTACGTAATGTCTCAAACATTGAGATTACCTTTTGAAAAGTTTAATGCATCCATTCAGAATAAAAGTCAGCTGCAAAAATTAATTCAAAAACATCCAGATGAAAGTTTTGTTTTACTTTTAGACGAAATTCACCGCTTAACTAAACCAATTCAAGATTATTTATTACCATATTTAGAAAATGGTCATGTATTGCTAGTCGGAACGACGACTGAGAACCCTATTATGTCAATCCAACCGGCAATTAGATCAAGATGCCAAATTTTTGAGTTTTATCCCATTAAGGCAGAAGATATTGAATTAGTATTAATTAAAGCCGCCGAGGAACATTTAAATTTTGATTTACCAAAGAAACAAGCGCATGCTATTGCAAATAGTGGCAATGGGGATGTGCGTGTATCTTTAAATATTTTAGACACTCTCAATGCTATGCATCCCCAAAACATCTCAATGGCAAATATTGAAGAATTTGCTAGAAATCAACACTTTGCCTTTGATAAAGATGCCACTAAGCATTATGATTATTTATCAGCTTTTCAAGATTCAATTGAAGGATCTGATGCTGATGCAGCTTTATATTATCTTGCAGTTATTCTAAAATCTGGCGACCTTGAATCAGTTGTAAGACGTCTTAAGGACTTAGCAGCATTGGATGTTGGTTTGGCTGATTCGGCAAGAGTAGCGCAAGTAATTACTTTGGCAAATACAGCTCTAGAGATCGGCTTACCACGTGCTTCAACACATCTAGCTATGGCAACAATTTTACTAGCAGTAGCACCGCGTTCTGATTCAGCAATGCAAGCATATTATCAAGCAGCTAAAGATGCTGAACATCCAGCTGATCATCCGATGCCAAAATATTTACAAGATTATCATTATAAGGGAGCGGGGAAATTACGCGGTGCTGGAGAAATGCAGAATATGTTTGATTTACCACACAATATTGCTAGACAAGAATATTTGCCTAAGGATTTAGTTGGTAAGCATTACTATGTCCCAGCACAAAATAAGGCAGAAGAGAAACTATATTCTCAGTATCAAGCCCTATATAAATATATCTATCAAAAGCCATTTATTCCGACTGAATTTTCAGATCATTTTGAACATTTTACTAATTAA
- a CDS encoding low temperature requirement protein A, whose protein sequence is MPSFTSKYTKKHPIIFSHLLERLTLLIIITFGETIIGIADCFKPNEFSIDSILIFVIVACLFFVYITEFDHLIEEKKTGQTGNLLIYLHYFILLGLSLITVSLKFISEKEANSLFAISCLYGGMFLFYVGITIAVTYNKIQYNSINKMNLTSWIISLTIGYAICLINPSLFTIVLCSAIISLFNAGMKVRILYQN, encoded by the coding sequence TTGCCTAGCTTTACAAGTAAGTACACTAAGAAACATCCTATCATTTTTTCTCACTTACTTGAAAGATTAACTCTTTTAATTATTATCACCTTTGGTGAGACAATTATTGGCATTGCTGACTGCTTTAAACCCAATGAATTTTCAATTGATTCCATTTTGATTTTTGTTATCGTGGCATGTTTGTTTTTTGTTTATATAACTGAGTTTGATCATTTAATTGAAGAAAAGAAAACTGGTCAAACTGGTAATTTACTGATCTATCTTCACTATTTTATCTTACTTGGCTTAAGTTTAATTACTGTATCTTTGAAGTTTATCAGTGAAAAAGAAGCCAACTCATTGTTTGCAATATCTTGTTTATATGGTGGCATGTTTTTATTTTACGTGGGGATAACTATTGCAGTTACTTATAATAAAATTCAATATAATTCTATTAATAAAATGAACCTTACCAGCTGGATCATTAGTTTAACTATTGGTTATGCTATTTGCCTAATTAATCCATCTTTGTTTACAATCGTTTTATGTAGTGCAATTATTAGTTTGTTTAATGCAGGAATGAAAGTAAGAATTCTGTATCAAAATTAA